One Mycolicibacterium doricum genomic window, TACCAGTTGCGCGAGGCGAATTCCGGTAGGAAGCCGAACGGCGCCAGCAGCAGGGTCCCGCCCGGCGGGTAGAGGTAGTGCGGGTCGACGTGGTCGAAGTGCTCGTTGTAGATGTCCAGCCCCAGGCGCAGATTCGACACCGCGCGGTAGACCGGCCCGAAGTCGTCGGTGATGTAGCCGTTGGTTCCCAGGACGTAGGTGCGGTGGATCACCGTCATGATGGCCAACGGCCACAACACGCTGCGCAGTACCGTTGCCGCGCCGGGGGGCGACGTGCGTGGCCGGAAGGCGTTGGACAGGCCGGTGCGAAGAGAATCTGCTGCCGCCACGAGCGAACCGTACACCGACGCTGCGCCGCCGAGACGTCAGGCCGGACAGTACGTGTCGGTAGCCGGCGGGGCGCCGTTGTCGACGTAACTCACCACGGGTGCCAGTGCGCACGGGGAGTAGACGCTCGCCCCGTGGCCGATGCCCTGCCACATGACGCGCTTGTTGGATGCCCCGGCGTTGAGGATCGTCGCCGCGACCGCCGCGACCCCTTCGTTGCCGACGATGGGGTCGTTCTGGACGCCCAGCAGCAACACGGGCACCGACAGGTCCTTGGGTTCTGCGGGCGCTGACCCGCTCGGCCAGTTGAGGCATTTGACCAGGTCGAGGGCACCGACCACGCCGAACTGGGGATACTGCTTACCCCAGGCCACCACCAGCTCGCGCACCCGGTCGGGGGTCGGGCGGCTGAGCGCGTCGCTGCAGGAGTTGACGAACTGACCGTCGGTCTGGCGCAGCCCCTCCGCGTCGGCGATGAGAGCTGTCAGCCGGGCGGTGTCGCCGGTGCGGGCGCCGGCCAGCGCCGCCCCGAGATCGTTGGTGGACGTGGCACCGTCGCCCTTCGGGAACGCCAGCGCCGTGGAGATCGCTTCGGTGACTGCGGCCACCGACGCCCCGCCGGGTCCGTCTCCCGATCGGGCCGCCGACAGCAGCCCGTCGACGACACCTTTGGGGTCGGGGGCGGCCGGGCAACCGATGGCCACACACTGCGCAGCCCAGGCGTCGAGCGCCGCCTGCTCACCCTTGACCCGCTGTTCTGCGGCGGCCTCGGCGCCGATCGCCAGCGGCAGCGGCGAGTCGAGCGCCAAGCGGGCCACCTTGTTGGGGTGCGATCCGGCGTAGGCCAGCGCCACCTGGGCACCGTTGCCGATCCCGAGCAGCGCCAGCGCCGGCACGTCCCAGGTACTGCGCAACCGCTCGAGGTCTTCGGCGGCGTGCGCGTTGTCATAGGCCGAGTCCCCGGGCGCGATGGTGTCGGTGCAGCTGGTCGTCGCCGTCATCGTGATGGCGCCGAGGTTGGCGACCGGATCGTCACCGTAGGAGAACTGGGCCTGCTCGATCATCTCCTGACGGTCGTAGAGGTCGCGGCACTCCAGCGCCCCGGACATGCCGATGCCCCGACGGTCGACGGCGACGATCGGATGCTGGTCGACCACAGCCGGGGAGCGCGCCAGCCACACCGGCAGCTGCACCGAGGACGGCAGGTCGGAGCCGGTCGTCATCACCACCGGTCCGGCGTCCTGCGGCGTGCGCGGCGACGTCGCGCGTACGACACCGATGGTCACCGTGCCCGTGGCGCCGTCGATGGGGTCGAGGTCGGCGTCGTAGGTCGCGCAGTCCAGCGTCACACCCGGCGCCGGGTCGACGTCGGCGTCCCCGAACACCTGATCCGTGCATTCGCGCCAGGACAGGTCGTTCTTCGGCACCTCGACCGCGGGCGGTCCGGCCTGCTGTTGGGTGGTCTCGGGCTGGCCCTGCGGCCGCGCGCCGTCGTTGGTGGCGAACCGTGGGTTGGCCGCCAGTCCCGGCGCACAGCCAGCCAGCACCAGTGCGACCGTCGACAGGCTCACGGCCCGGAGCAACTGGGGGTGTCGACGCATGGTGACCACAGTAGCGAGGTCGGCAGTACAGTCGGCAGTACAGAGAGCCGTCGTCGCCGGTGAGGACGTTGCTGTGGCCCTGCGGTGTGCGGTCTCGCCCCGCCCGGTGACGATGCGCTGCGCCTCACCGCCGCAGTGCCGGGGCCCACCTTCGGCCCGGCCTCCCGACCTGCCCGGACCGTCGCGCCGCCGTCCACGTCGAGCCGTGGATCCGGGCAAATCAACGAGTGCAGCACGTCGCTACGCTGCTTGGCATGCCTGGGTCCAATGGTGCGCCGAATCAGCCCGACCATCTCGTCGACCGGCATCCCAGCGTCACCCCCGAACGCCTGGTGGCGCAGTTGGTGCCGCCGCCGACGTTCACCCACGTCAGCTTCGACAACTACCGGCCCGATCCGGCTGAACCGTCACAGGCCGCAGCGGTGGAGGCGTGCCGCGCCTTCTGCGCCGACGCGGTGACGCGGCGGGCGGGCAAGAAGAAGCTCTTCGGCAAGCGTGAGGTGTTGCCGGGTGTCGGGGTCTACCTCGACGGCGGGTTCGGGGTGGGCAAGACACACCTGCTGGCATCGTCGTACTACGAGCTGCCCGAACCCAAGGCATTCGCGACGTTCGGGGAGCTCACCCAGCTGGCGGGGGTGTTCGGGTTCGTCGAGAGCGTGGAACTGCTCGGCGACTACGTCGTGCTGTGTATCGACGAATTCGAACTCGACGACCCGGGCAACACGACACTGATCTCGCGACTGCTCTCACAGCTCGTCGAGCGCGGCGTGTCGATCGCGGCGACGTCGAACACCCTGCCCGAGCAGCTGGGCGAGGGCCGGTTCGCCGCACAGGACTTCCTGCGCGAGATCAACACGCTCGCGTCGATCTTCACCACGGTGCGGATCGAGGGGCCCGACTACCGGCATCGTGATCTTCCGCCTGCGCCGGAACCGCCCACCGACGCGGAGGTCACCCAGCGGGCCGAGGGGACCGCGGGTGCGACACTCGACGACTTCGATGCGCTGTGCGCGCATCTGGCCACCATGCATCCGTCGCGGTACCTGTCGCTGATCGAAGGCGTCACGAAGGTGTTCATCACCGGGGTGCACCCACTCGACGATCAGAGCGTCGCGCTGCGCCTGGTGTCGCTGACCGACCGGCTCTACGACGCGGGCATCCCCGTGGTGGCCTCGGGGTCGAAGCTCGACACGATCTTCAGCGAGGAGATGCTGGCCGGTGGGTTCCGCAAAAAGTATCTGCGGGCGACATCGCGGTTGCTGGCGCTGACCGCAGCGGGTCAGGCGTCGTAGCGGCTCACCGGCTTTCGAGCGGGCAGACCATCACGAAATCGTTCTCCACCGCGGTGCCGAGGCGGAACGTCCTGGTGCCCGTCACCGCGAAGCGGTGTTTGGCGTAGAACCGTTGCGCGCGCCGATTCGCCTGGTTGACGCCCAGCCACAC contains:
- a CDS encoding alpha/beta hydrolase, with product MRRHPQLLRAVSLSTVALVLAGCAPGLAANPRFATNDGARPQGQPETTQQQAGPPAVEVPKNDLSWRECTDQVFGDADVDPAPGVTLDCATYDADLDPIDGATGTVTIGVVRATSPRTPQDAGPVVMTTGSDLPSSVQLPVWLARSPAVVDQHPIVAVDRRGIGMSGALECRDLYDRQEMIEQAQFSYGDDPVANLGAITMTATTSCTDTIAPGDSAYDNAHAAEDLERLRSTWDVPALALLGIGNGAQVALAYAGSHPNKVARLALDSPLPLAIGAEAAAEQRVKGEQAALDAWAAQCVAIGCPAAPDPKGVVDGLLSAARSGDGPGGASVAAVTEAISTALAFPKGDGATSTNDLGAALAGARTGDTARLTALIADAEGLRQTDGQFVNSCSDALSRPTPDRVRELVVAWGKQYPQFGVVGALDLVKCLNWPSGSAPAEPKDLSVPVLLLGVQNDPIVGNEGVAAVAATILNAGASNKRVMWQGIGHGASVYSPCALAPVVSYVDNGAPPATDTYCPA